The following coding sequences are from one Granulicella aggregans window:
- a CDS encoding SDR family NAD(P)-dependent oxidoreductase, which yields MSRPLAGKTVLVTGGAKRIGREIALTLARAGANVAITFGGSQAEAEQTVADLAALDVEAMAVRCELRDPEDVKQTVGAVIEEFERLDILVNNAGTFESVALEEISVEAWDRMFETNTRAPFLVAQAAHPALQAASGRIVNIGSLGGLHPWATHAHYCTSKAALHMLSQTMAKAWAPEISVNCVAPGMIVQGEVGAGYEEFARRTPMQRNGSAEDVAAAVLFFATAPHFITGQLLAVDGGLGL from the coding sequence ATGAGCAGACCGTTGGCAGGCAAGACCGTGCTCGTGACCGGCGGCGCGAAGAGGATTGGGCGAGAGATCGCGTTGACGCTGGCACGGGCTGGAGCGAACGTTGCGATCACGTTCGGAGGCTCACAGGCTGAGGCGGAGCAGACGGTTGCGGACCTTGCAGCGCTCGATGTGGAGGCGATGGCCGTTCGCTGCGAGCTACGCGACCCTGAAGATGTGAAGCAGACGGTCGGTGCGGTCATCGAAGAGTTTGAGCGGCTGGATATTCTGGTGAACAACGCCGGGACCTTCGAGTCGGTCGCGCTCGAAGAGATCTCCGTGGAAGCGTGGGACAGGATGTTCGAGACGAACACGCGCGCTCCGTTCCTGGTAGCGCAGGCGGCGCATCCGGCACTACAGGCTGCGAGTGGGCGGATTGTGAACATCGGCTCATTGGGCGGGCTGCATCCGTGGGCCACCCATGCGCATTACTGCACGTCGAAAGCGGCGCTGCACATGCTCTCGCAGACGATGGCGAAGGCGTGGGCGCCGGAGATCAGCGTGAACTGCGTTGCGCCGGGGATGATTGTGCAGGGCGAGGTGGGCGCGGGGTACGAAGAGTTTGCGCGGAGAACACCGATGCAGCGAAACGGCTCCGCGGAGGATGTGGCGGCGGCGGTTTTGTTCTTTGCGACCGCGCCCCACTTTATTACCGGACAGTTGCTCGCGGTGGATGGTGGGTTGGGGCTGTAG
- a CDS encoding carboxypeptidase-like regulatory domain-containing protein, with the protein MCLRRYLGLAGLLSFSLASVLPMASAQDHSRGRKYKAPPDTSHIEVEIVRASNGKPIPNAAVIFNPEKDGKDEGNLEVKTGPDGKAAIDVIPTGSKLRVQVIAGGFATFAEDYMIDTTTKEISIKMLRPRAQVSAYVDNSGKASERKPGVQEPVRPPTTPPPASVTPPATPDAESKTPPAPETKPNL; encoded by the coding sequence ATGTGTCTTCGTCGCTATCTCGGCCTGGCCGGGCTGCTCTCTTTCAGTCTCGCTTCTGTTCTTCCAATGGCATCTGCGCAGGATCATTCGCGTGGCCGCAAGTACAAAGCTCCACCGGATACCTCTCACATTGAGGTCGAAATCGTTCGGGCGAGCAACGGCAAGCCCATTCCGAACGCCGCCGTGATCTTCAATCCGGAGAAGGATGGCAAGGACGAGGGCAATCTCGAGGTGAAGACCGGCCCCGATGGCAAGGCTGCCATCGACGTGATCCCCACCGGTAGCAAGTTGCGGGTGCAGGTGATTGCGGGCGGCTTCGCGACGTTCGCTGAAGATTACATGATCGACACCACGACCAAAGAGATCAGCATTAAGATGCTGCGTCCGCGGGCGCAGGTTTCGGCGTATGTGGACAACTCCGGCAAGGCCTCCGAACGCAAGCCGGGAGTGCAGGAACCTGTCAGGCCGCCCACTACGCCTCCGCCTGCCAGCGTAACTCCTCCAGCTACTCCGGACGCAGAATCGAAGACTCCTCCGGCACCTGAGACCAAGCCAAATCTGTAA
- a CDS encoding GAF domain-containing protein, whose protein sequence is MIQNNELDKVGLEVTDLSNGAAYATRHRQSRSSTLQMEGLNQLALAFVDHPETIIQELVTAAVRLCGADSAGVSIEREGGTDEQFYQWIATAGEYSPFLNASLPRYPSACTVCLERGTPQLFRVDQRFFDILGVEAALVQDGILLPWQTDEMRGTIFVISHTEAEAFDAEDLHLMQILANFAAMGIRQQRQQEKLLAQARATAAMAMANDLAHEINNPLQSLTNLLYIAKQESGIGDEQSLALKLESDFERLSILTRILLTLPRKNAEDRVPH, encoded by the coding sequence ATGATCCAGAACAATGAACTCGACAAGGTTGGGCTGGAAGTAACGGACCTGTCCAATGGTGCGGCCTACGCGACAAGGCACCGGCAGTCCCGCAGCAGCACCCTGCAGATGGAAGGGCTCAACCAGCTCGCGCTCGCCTTCGTCGATCACCCCGAGACGATTATCCAGGAGCTGGTTACCGCGGCCGTCCGCCTGTGCGGGGCCGACAGTGCAGGCGTGAGCATCGAGCGAGAAGGCGGTACCGACGAGCAGTTTTATCAATGGATCGCCACAGCCGGCGAGTACAGTCCCTTCCTTAACGCCTCACTTCCCCGTTATCCAAGCGCCTGTACAGTGTGCCTGGAGCGTGGGACGCCGCAGCTATTTCGCGTGGATCAGCGCTTCTTCGACATCCTCGGCGTCGAGGCGGCGCTCGTCCAGGATGGAATCCTGCTGCCATGGCAGACCGATGAGATGCGCGGAACGATCTTTGTCATCTCCCACACCGAAGCAGAGGCCTTTGACGCAGAAGACCTTCATCTTATGCAGATCCTCGCTAACTTCGCCGCAATGGGAATAAGACAGCAACGTCAGCAGGAGAAGCTCCTGGCCCAGGCGCGTGCGACGGCTGCCATGGCCATGGCAAACGATCTGGCCCACGAGATCAACAACCCTTTGCAAAGCCTGACCAATCTGCTTTACATCGCGAAGCAGGAGAGCGGCATCGGAGATGAGCAGTCGCTTGCGCTCAAGCTCGAAAGCGACTTCGAACGCCTGTCCATCTTGACGAGAATTCTATTGACGCTTCCCCGTAAGAATGCTGAGGATCGCGTGCCACATTAG